One segment of Plasmodium gaboni strain SY75 chromosome 3, whole genome shotgun sequence DNA contains the following:
- a CDS encoding hypothetical protein (conserved Plasmodium protein, unknown function) has product MYLLMSKFLVWIIIFGNFFFVHFFSCFQIQNNKIGNVLTYDYLKKQKINNKHNTFLYKNDSLNKLLNRKRKRYTLFYRSKKEKDIQESGYLYPFDHLEKKKTKFPPDPYIPSEDEKDSSIDIFQDKMNDDDLMTYEDDDDAKKYFGKTTFNKPNIVHKDEDSEDEQDDDLDDQSGDPINKPIDDPINSPNYQQDTQPNIIIEEENNTDKTDIEKEIININFYSCEEKKIACEMMKDQIYYLLHSSMDKTFIETFNINIESHIVPSEKRICVSYNMKSQNFKKYISNLSDLIEFSNKLKYVLDEKIHKLYYEDKNNENAYLNKALRKELEIGKKERDVTNLSKKNLQMSIESSLKLIEKCIQNMYKQNYEITLHDLKLAYNMLPCKYYGYFLSNLCSTISTLSYYVNDLQGTFNFALKSIKYEPKYSVAWKCLGDAYRSFRKFWQAKNFYDIAIYLGYKDEKGERFEDIVQELNNLTENALKNVDLLKEHMNNSTNIIIKKNIGIVLNKNPDSIGGCYVSYIIEGSKASKKNFHHGDQIVALNNQVTYGKPIDFCLKAFQKNDGTYDIIFFKGNIIELYGLKAYKYLMKNDLFYALFENEQIVSFKRNETILFDMKGFGTFSEYGMSKGEFV; this is encoded by the coding sequence ATGTACCTTTTAATGAGTAAATTTTTAGTCTGGATAATAATTTTTggtaattttttttttgttcattttttttcatgttttcaaattcaaaataataagataGGGAATGTATTAACATATGACTATTTGAAGAAgcaaaaaattaataacaaacataatacatttttatataaaaatgatagCCTAAATAAGTTATTaaatagaaaaagaaaaaggtatacattattttacagaagtaaaaaagaaaaagatataCAAGAATCGGGTTATTTGTACCCTTTTGATCATCtagaaaagaaaaaaacaaaattcCCTCCAGATCCTTACATTCCTAGCGAAGATGAAAAAGATAGCTCAATCGACATATTTCAAGACAAGATGAATGATGATGATTTGATGACCTATgaagatgatgatgatgccaaaaaatattttggAAAAACGACTTTTAACAAACCTAACATTGTTCATAAGGATGAAGATTCTGAAGATGAACAAGATGACGATTTGGATGATCAAAGTGGTGACCCTATTAATAAACCAATTGATGACCCTATAAACAGCCCAAATTATCAACAAGATACACAACCAAATATCATCATAGAAGAAGAAAACAATACAGACAAAACCGATattgaaaaagaaataataaacataaacTTTTATTCTTgtgaagaaaaaaaaattgcATGTGAAATGATGAAAgatcaaatatattatttactTCATTCTAGTATGGATAAAACATTTATTGAAACctttaatataaatattgaaTCACACATAGTGCCAAGTGAAAAAAGGATTTGCGTAtcttataatatgaaaagtcaaaattttaaaaaatatatatctaattTATCTGACTTAATTGAATTTTCcaataaattaaaatatgtcttagatgaaaaaattcataaattatattatgaagataaaaataatgaaaatgcttatttaaataaagCCTTAAGAAAAGAACTAGAAATTGGTAAAAAAGAAAGAGATGTTACAAACTtatctaaaaaaaatttacaaatGAGTATTGAATCAtctttaaaattaatagaaaagtgtatacaaaatatgtataaacaaaattatgaaataaCATTACATGATTTAAAATTAGCTTATAATATGTTACCATGTAAATATTATGGTTATTTCCTATCTAATTTATGCTCAACCATATCTACATTGTCTTATTATGTAAACGATTTACAAGGTACATTTAATTTTGCCTTAAAATCTATAAAATACGAACCTAAATATAGCGTTGCATGGAAATGCTTAGGTGATGCTTATAGAAGCTTTAGAAAATTTTGGCAAGcaaaaaatttttatgatatagCTATATATTTAGGATATAAAGATGAGAAAGGAGAAAGATTTGAAGATATTGTTCAAGAGTTGAATAATTTAACAGAAAATGCACTGAAAAATGTagatttattaaaagaacATATGAACAATTctacaaatataataatcaaaaagaatattggaattgttttaaataaaaatccAGATTCAATAGGTGGTTGTTATGTATCTTACATAATAGAAGGAAGTAAAGCtagtaaaaaaaattttcatcATGGAGATCAAATTGTTGCATTAAATAATCAAGTTACATATGGAAAACCAATTGATTTTTGTTTAAAAGCGTTCCAAAAAAATGATGGTACttatgatattatattttttaaggGAAATATTATAGAATTGTATGGTTTAAAGgcttataaatatttaatgaaaaatgATTTATTCTATGCACTTTTTGAAAATGAACAAATTGTATCCtttaaaagaaatgaaactattttatttgatatGAAGGGTTTTGGCACATTTTCTGAATATGGAATGTCAAAAGGGGAATTTGTATAG
- a CDS encoding hypothetical protein (conserved Plasmodium protein, unknown function), which yields MNNEKKTEFRLDQSTASNGLFTVIERKPLASLENNESLNFSNFNDPLNASVDEELKKKEDYNNDSNNVDNIINNSNNQSDNICGIYRLNSSQLLNENLDNTLSRISYVDDDVSSFFDSDKEEELYFDNDISTLGSCYSFSTPNKIYKKKKTRTSMNGIHKHAREHNNLLLEKNEEKKNSPLIHNKKDEKNNYYYKVEGGSNEDYYDIMNKNIKKKKKNGFLKDHYFKEDLNVSNDDINIHSMVSNNNSDHSDQSNKSEKLFNKEMVPIINDNEEKAIRLNKNIYRVVNINKGEEKNNKQSFIRRITQIRRSMINEKNFQKINDDHDDDNKYNKKYDHGDSHHHKYNKMYDHVDGHHHHRHHYKYDKRYDHNDKDQIEYHNDVVDQDEHVYNENTNNKNSESKNYSNYNNRFSEGYILKRDNKMARYNSDKRVKYKQLNSDEGYENVSKYIDKEKYSNIDSNIYYREDDYPDYYNDVPPRYNDYYNHISDRNDKKNELNENSYYYKHVTYNEKNMFIKNNDNKENESYDEVHYNDDKYIDNPYDDRYYNVNRDQYNIYNNEDNIHKSKYMNKNYYNKGNALNNYYEEERLKRYGSYDEKVDIKKGDEDDYIYNNNNNNNNNSVDEKIPTVDKDKHNLDINNIYDDNNSYAYNHHIVGGTNNTTYLKNISKKSYKRREENDEIDNENVHLESGEEEYRMMHKNKNTTFKHIDENKMYYKHNELLNEYNTIEDPDNLNNNMNRNKNIYIHENRISNQQNNKFNVNNNELEADEKKNKMDNMYYNKERNYLINNQEYNKNYIYRNEYYKNEKNVYLDSYPYEMVDQKNKYTSNMNNEYDNKDSSYLYDDVSSSYNQKKYTKLIMKDNLYNNKYKHNNYDNHNNIDEHDVYYKHPYGIEEGRAYDKNYYQDNELNDHNLNYSDDYMHTKVNMHDDHDNNMDDKNILYNNMNPTDDSNNNNNNNNDDEDNNNNNNNNRYHLMNQRNIYPNNVPMNYVGEMNENKNNYILPDKQNIPPSDEKREENSRNIINETNKDDQENINNMNNLNMVNNNMNNFVLPNINGMVVPTTTVPANIVTANVVPANIVPANIVPANVVPANIVPANIVPAKIVPTNVIPNNIIPTNVVPTSVVPTNVVPTNIVPNVPITNNNIQNNNNLENINKTNDNPPAPVKRKRGRPKMKKTPPEETQPNDLASNSNASSSYQATNTNIQNMNLNNLNHNLVNDINQPLYTTNLNTIMNPPFNNQLANTVINLPLDQQVVQPLGHQVVQPLGQAINYQVIPPPQTIGQQLAEPINQQLNNQLSQQINQHINQQMGQQINQHINQHINQQMNQQMNQQMNQQMNTQLDQQINQHINQQMNTQLDQQINQHVNHQLNQHVNHQLNQHMNHQLNQHVNHQLNQPLSMTMNQQFNHASLYNNTNKPLNPSLYVVPNMMNNNYNGIMNEEQLGPIFNNNDNEQVNNVDPNFYYRNMEQEKSQNDDFSYEDEEEMNRNNKKNTRSTVSESEGQHSEKEFPKIHKRRGRRRKKDIEQQTNEFKQNNDQVNVNEDTRDENKSDPGYSTFIDENNKTVSYRVSYHPADAVWEKISGVKFGPMILTAQSRTTNVILSKKRSIELGNILHNLIYGYIYKGDNVRLTIGKESKNVKSGSPFFLPSFMDCSIHNDDDSGSAKIFLCFVYLN from the exons atgaataatgaaaagaaaaCCGAATTT aGACTTGACCAATCAACGGCTAGTAATGGTCTATTTACTGTTATAGAAAGGAAGCCATTAGCGTCCTT GGAAAACAATGAGAGTCTTAATTTTAGTAATTTTAATGATCCTTTAAATGCATCAGTTGatgaagaattaaaaaagaaagaggactataataatgatagtaataatgttgataatattattaataatagtaataacCAGAGTGATAATATATGTGGAATATACAGATTAAACAGCTCCcaattattaaatgaaaacCTAGACAATACGTTAAGCAGAATAAGTTATGTAGATGATGACGTGTCATCTTTTTTTGATTCAGATAAAGAAGAGGAActttattttgataatgACATTTCGACTCTTGGTTCATGTTATTCTTTTTCTACACctaataaaatatataagaagaaaaaaacaagGACTAGCATGAACGGTATACATAAACATGCAAGAGAACacaataatttattattagaaaaaaatgaagagAAAAAGAACTCACCACTTATTCATAATAAgaaagatgaaaaaaataattattattataaagTAGAAGGAGGATCAAATGAAgattattatgatataatgaacaagaatataaaaaaaaaaaaaaaaaatggtTTCTTAAAAGATCATTATTTTAAAGAAGATCTAAATGTTAgtaatgatgatataaatatacattcTATGGTATccaataataatagtgatCATTCAGATCAAAGTAATAAAAgtgaaaaattatttaataaagaaatggtacctattataaatgataatgaagaaaaagCTATAAGactaaataaaaatatttatagggtagttaatattaataagGGAGAGgagaaaaataataaacaaagTTTTATAAGAAGAATTACACAAATAAGGAGAAGCATGATCAATGAAAAgaattttcaaaaaattaatgatgatcatgatgatgataataagTATAATAAGAAGTATGACCATGGTGATAGTCATcatcataaatataataaaatgtatgACCATGTTGATGgtcatcatcatcatcgtcatcattataaatatgataagAGATATGATCATAATGATAAAGACCAAATAGAATATCACAATGATGTAGTAGATCAAGATGAACATgtatataatgaaaatacgaataataaaaatagtgAATCGAAGaattattcaaattataataatagatTTAGTGAAGGTTATATTCTTAAAAGAGATAATAAAATGGCTAGATATAATAGCGATAAACGAGtgaaatataaacaattaAATAGTGATGAGGGATATGAAAATgtttcaaaatatatagataaagaaaaatattctaatatagattctaatatatattatagaGAAGATGATTATCCagattattataatgatgTTCCACCACGATataatgattattataatcatatatcTGATAGAAATGATaagaaaaatgaattaaatgaaaattcgtattattataaacatgtaacatataatgaaaaaaatatgtttataaaaaataatgataataaagaaaatgaatCATATGATGAGGTTCattataatgatgataaatatatagataatcCATATGATGATAGATATTATAATGTTAATCGAGatcaatataatatttataataatgaagataatatacataaatctaaatatatgaataaaaattattataataaaggaaatgctttaaataattattatgaagAAGAAAGATTAAAACGATATGGTTCATATGATGAAAAGGttgatattaaaaaaggTGACGAAgatgattatatatataataataacaataataataataataatagtgtGGATGAAAAAATACCTACCGTAGATAAGGATAAACATAATcttgatataaataatatatacgatgataataatagttATGCATATAATCATCATATTGTAGGAGGAACCAATAATACaacatatttaaaaaatatatcaaagAAAAGTTATAAGAGAAGagaagaaaatgatgaGATAGATAATGAAAACGTACATTTAGAATCTGGAGAAGAAGAATATCGAATGATgcataaaaataaaaatacaacatttaaacatatagatgaaaataaaatgtattataaacataatgAACTATtgaatgaatataatacaatTGAAGATCCAGATAAtctaaataataatatgaataggaataagaatatatatatacatgaaAATCGAATTAGCAACcaacaaaataataagttCAACgttaataataatgaacTAGAGGCAGAcgagaaaaaaaataaaatggataacatgtattataataaagaaagaaattatttaataaataatcaggaatataataaaaattatatttatagaaatgaatattataaaaacgaaaaaaatgtatatcTTGATAGTTATCCATACGAAATGGTTGATcagaaaaataaatacacaTCTAACATGaataatgaatatgataataaagattcttcttatttatatgatgaTGTTTCTTCATCTtataatcaaaaaaaatatactaaattaataatgaagGATAATTTGtataacaataaatataaacataataattatgataatcataataatattgatgaGCATgatgtatattataaacatCCTTATGGAATAGAAGAAGGAAGAGcatatgataaaaattattatcaagATAATGAATTAAATGATCACAATTTAAATTATAGTGATGATTACATGCATACAAAAGTTAATATGCATGATGAtcatgataataatatggatgataagaatatattatataataatatgaatcCGACAGAtgatagtaataataataataataataataatgatgatgaggataataataataataataataataatagatatcatttaatgaatcaaagaaatatatatccaaACAATGTCCCTATGAATTATGTTGGAGAAatgaatgaaaataaaaataattatatcCTACCAGATAAACAAAATATCCCACCAAGTGATGAGAAAAGAGAAGAAAACTcaagaaatattataaacGAAACGAACAAAGATGATCaggaaaatataaataatatgaataatttaaatatggtcaataataatatgaacaattTTGTATTACCAAATATTAATGGAATGGTTGTTCCTACTACGACTGTACCAGCTAATATTGTAACTGCTAATGTAGTACCGGCTAATATTGTACCAGCTAATATTGTACCAGCTAATGTAGTACCGGCTAATATTGTACCAGCTAATATTGTACCAGCTAAAATTGTACCAACTAATGTTATAccaaataatattataccAACTAATGTTGTACCTACCAGTGTTGTACCTACCAATGTTGTTCCTACTAATATAGTGCCAAATGTACCtattacaaataataatattcaaaataataataacttggaaaacataaataaaactAATGATAACCCACCAGCACCTgttaaaagaaaaaggGGACGACctaaaatgaaaaaaacACCACCGGAAGAAACACAACCGAATGATTTGGCTAGTAATAGTAATGCTTCTTCATCATATCAAGCTACTAACAcaaatattcaaaatatgaatttaaataatttgaatCATAATCTCGTAAATGATATCAATCAACCTTTATATACTACTAATCTTAATACAATTATGAATCCACCATTTAATAATCAACTAGCCAATACTGTTATAAATCTTCCTTTAGATCAGCAGGTCGTACAACCATTAGGACATCAAGTGGTGCAACCCCTTGGTCAGGCAATAAATTATCAGGTAATTCCACCACCTCAGACGATAGGACAACAGCTAGCTGAACCGATTAACCAGCAATTGAATAATCAACTGAGTCAACAAATAAACCAACATATAAATCAGCAAATGGGTCAACAAATAAACCAACATATAAATCAACATATAAATCAACAAATGAATCAACAAATGAATCAACAAATGAATCAACAAATGAATACACAGTTAGATCAACAAATAAATCAACATATAAATCAACAAATGAATACACAATTAGATCAACAAATAAACCAACACGTGAATCACCAATTAAATCAACATGTGAATCACCAATTAAATCAGCACATGAATCATCAGTTAAATCAACACGTGAATCACCAATTAAATCAACCTTTAAGTATGACTATGAATCAACAATTTAATCACGcttctttatataataataccAATAAACCATTGAATCCTTCCTTATATGTAGTGCCAAATATgatgaataataattacaatGGAATAATGAATGAAGAGCAATTGGGACccatttttaataataatgataacGAACAAGTAAATAATGTGGATCcaaatttttattatagAAATATGGAACAAGAGAAAAGTCAAAACGATGATTTTTCTTATgaagatgaagaagaaatgaatagaaataataaaaagaatacAAGGTCCACTGTAAGTGAATCAGAAGGACAACATTCAGAGAAAGAATTTCCAAAAATTCATAAAAGAAGAggaagaagaagaaaaaaagatattGAGCAGCAAACTAATGAatttaaacaaaataatgatCAAGTTAATGTAAATGAGGATACAAGAGATGAGAATAAAAGTGATCCTGGATATTCAACTTTTATTGATGAAAATAACAAGACAGTTTCATACA GAGTTTCATATCATCCAGCAGATGCAGTTTGGGAAAAAATATCAGGCGTCAAG TTTGGTCCAATGATATTAACAGCTCAAAGCAGAACAACAAATGTTATACTGTCGAAAAAAAGATCAATAGAATTAGGAAATATTTTACACAACttaata tatggatatatatataaaggaGACAATGTTAGGCTGACCATAGGAAAAGAATCAAAAAATGTAAAGAGTGGTTCTCCTTTTTTCTTACCTAGTTTTATGGACTGTAGTATACACAACGATGATGA CTCTGGATCCGctaaaatatttttatgttttgTTTATCTAAATTAA